The proteins below are encoded in one region of Candidatus Rokuibacteriota bacterium:
- a CDS encoding cupin domain-containing protein, translated as MAREIEKIRIDVDAPQTRRVRTLRGNLYPVGRALVTPHGSGAVEDFGAGETSTWQFWHAEAHYILAGAADVKYSLPPWFDEAKTMRVEAGDFYIIPPGADMTWTVTSAGPLRKLCVILPNERLYQEVRPLQVERLTPGGGSRG; from the coding sequence ATGGCACGCGAGATCGAGAAGATCCGGATCGACGTCGATGCCCCGCAGACGCGCCGCGTCCGGACGCTGCGGGGCAACCTCTACCCGGTGGGGCGGGCCCTGGTGACGCCCCACGGCAGCGGCGCCGTCGAGGACTTCGGCGCGGGAGAGACCTCGACCTGGCAGTTCTGGCACGCGGAGGCGCACTACATCCTCGCGGGCGCTGCCGACGTGAAGTACTCCCTGCCGCCCTGGTTCGACGAGGCGAAGACGATGCGCGTCGAGGCGGGGGACTTCTACATCATCCCGCCCGGCGCCGACATGACGTGGACCGTCACGTCGGCGGGGCCGCTCCGGAAGCTCTGTGTGATCCTGCCCAACGAGCGGCTGTACCAGGAAGTGCGGCCGCTCCAGGTCGAGCGGCTGACGCCCGGGGGCGGTTCGCGCGGATGA
- a CDS encoding AMP-binding protein, producing MNIATILEQRARYRPHAVALCFGDRAYTFHDLDRGAGGVAEQLVGLGVKPGHRVAVLVPSRPEFILAYYGCQKVGASVVSINSAFKRDEIAHVLKNSEPSVLITTVSSWPSLPPRQDVPSVVHYLTIDGAPEGARALDCSRAATFRAVDRERDDTASILYTSGTTGSTKGVMLTHANVSFNTLIANHYLAMTADDRILCAVPLFHTTGQNSLMNGGINAGATVFLHERFSAEHAVEAIARHRITVLIGVPTMYIRLLEAAGSARFLSLRRCFSAGAPMPPDVAAEWRERSGVEIEEAWGLTETTAFATYNHPVEVRRGSAGTPILSVDVQVVDGQDQPVADGEVGELVVRGPNIMKGYLGDPEATARALRNGWLHSGDVGYLGEDGYLYVVDRLKDMVNVSGFKVSPTEVEHVLSQHPGVLEVSVAPRPHAVRGECVAAFVVLKRGAMPSAGELVAYCRDRMASYKVPSSIDFVQALPKGATGKVLRRELRDRAAAMPPITGRGETT from the coding sequence ATGAACATCGCCACGATCCTCGAGCAACGCGCCCGCTACCGCCCCCACGCGGTGGCCCTCTGCTTCGGGGATCGCGCGTACACCTTCCACGACCTCGACCGGGGCGCCGGCGGGGTCGCCGAGCAGCTCGTGGGCCTCGGCGTCAAGCCGGGCCATCGTGTGGCGGTCCTGGTCCCGTCGCGGCCCGAGTTCATCCTCGCCTACTACGGCTGCCAGAAGGTCGGCGCGTCCGTCGTCTCCATCAACTCGGCCTTCAAGCGTGACGAGATCGCCCACGTCCTGAAGAATTCCGAGCCCTCCGTGCTCATCACGACGGTCTCGTCGTGGCCCTCGCTGCCCCCCCGCCAGGACGTGCCGTCGGTCGTCCACTACCTGACCATCGACGGCGCGCCCGAGGGGGCACGGGCGCTGGACTGCTCGCGCGCCGCCACGTTCAGGGCGGTGGACCGCGAGCGCGACGACACGGCGTCGATCCTCTACACGTCAGGGACGACCGGCAGCACCAAGGGCGTCATGCTCACGCACGCGAACGTCTCCTTCAACACCCTCATCGCCAACCACTATCTCGCGATGACGGCGGACGACCGCATCCTCTGTGCGGTGCCGCTCTTCCACACGACCGGGCAGAACTCCCTCATGAACGGCGGGATCAACGCCGGGGCGACGGTGTTCCTCCACGAGCGGTTCTCGGCCGAGCACGCCGTGGAGGCGATCGCCCGGCACCGGATCACCGTGCTAATCGGCGTGCCGACGATGTACATCCGGCTCCTGGAGGCCGCGGGCTCTGCCCGGTTCCTGTCGCTGCGCCGCTGCTTCTCCGCCGGCGCTCCGATGCCGCCGGACGTGGCCGCGGAGTGGCGCGAGCGCTCGGGGGTCGAGATCGAGGAAGCGTGGGGGCTCACCGAGACGACGGCCTTCGCGACGTACAATCACCCGGTCGAGGTGCGGCGGGGGTCGGCGGGGACCCCGATCCTGTCCGTGGACGTGCAGGTCGTGGACGGCCAGGACCAGCCCGTGGCGGATGGCGAGGTCGGCGAGCTGGTCGTGCGCGGGCCGAACATCATGAAGGGCTACCTCGGCGACCCCGAGGCCACCGCGCGCGCGCTGCGAAACGGCTGGTTGCATTCGGGCGACGTGGGCTACCTTGGCGAGGACGGCTACCTCTACGTGGTGGACCGCCTCAAAGACATGGTCAACGTGTCCGGCTTCAAGGTCTCGCCCACGGAGGTCGAGCACGTGCTGTCGCAGCATCCGGGGGTGCTGGAGGTCTCGGTCGCGCCGAGGCCCCATGCGGTGCGAGGCGAGTGCGTGGCGGCGTTCGTCGTCCTCAAGCGAGGCGCGATGCCGTCCGCGGGTGAGCTCGTCGCATACTGCCGGGACAGAATGGCGTCATACAAGGTGCCGTCGAGCATCGACTTCGTTCAGGCCCTCCCCAAGGGCGCGACGGGCAAGGTGCTCCGGCGCGAGCTGCGCGACCGAGCGGCCGCGATGCCGCCCATCACGGGGAGAGGAGAGACGACATGA
- a CDS encoding twin-arginine translocation signal domain-containing protein: MTARPSRRDFLKTGGAGLIVGGAGLHARPRFAQAKTATLNMGTIVSPSGDFLKADLALG; this comes from the coding sequence ATGACGGCACGGCCTTCTCGGCGGGACTTCCTCAAGACAGGCGGCGCGGGTCTGATTGTGGGCGGGGCGGGCCTGCATGCGCGCCCGCGCTTCGCGCAGGCGAAGACGGCCACGCTCAACATGGGAACGATCGTCAGCCCGAGCGGCGACTTCTTGAAGGCGGACCTGGCCCTCGGGTAG
- a CDS encoding PLP-dependent cysteine synthase family protein, translating into MPTQWDAYRTALDSIAQAVARTPLVRLNRMTAGLKPPVYVKIEWYGPTGSVKDRIYLHMFARAEASGQLKPGMRVLECSTGNAGIACAFAAAVKGYRCTIVMPEGMSDERKKIMRAYGADIVFTPGGESDVDLAVERLEEIRRAAPGACWVPGQFDNPNNVDAHYHTTGPEIWEQCGGVVGAFVDVQGSGGTITGVGRFLRERDAKVKLYAVEPDECAMLTRRTWGPHGIEGIGDGFIPENLDVTHLTGVITTTTAEAIEAARRGAAEEGIFCGISSGANVAAALKLARRHPELPSIVTMINDTGQRYFTTALCGEAKRVEVPEREHPMDPRTGELLDRYQARWELLR; encoded by the coding sequence GTGCCAACCCAGTGGGACGCGTACCGTACTGCTCTCGATTCGATCGCCCAGGCCGTCGCCCGCACGCCGCTCGTGCGGCTGAACCGGATGACGGCGGGACTCAAGCCGCCCGTCTACGTGAAGATCGAGTGGTACGGACCGACCGGCAGCGTGAAGGACCGGATCTACCTGCACATGTTCGCGCGGGCGGAGGCCAGCGGCCAGCTCAAGCCCGGCATGCGGGTGCTGGAGTGCTCCACCGGCAACGCCGGCATCGCCTGCGCCTTCGCCGCCGCCGTCAAGGGCTACCGCTGCACGATCGTCATGCCCGAGGGCATGAGCGACGAGCGGAAGAAGATCATGCGGGCCTACGGCGCCGACATCGTCTTCACGCCCGGCGGGGAAAGCGACGTGGACCTTGCCGTCGAGCGCCTGGAGGAGATCCGGCGCGCCGCTCCCGGCGCCTGCTGGGTGCCCGGACAGTTCGACAACCCCAACAACGTCGACGCCCACTACCACACGACCGGCCCCGAGATCTGGGAGCAGTGCGGAGGCGTCGTCGGCGCCTTCGTGGACGTGCAGGGCAGCGGCGGGACGATCACCGGCGTGGGGCGCTTCCTGCGCGAGCGCGACGCGAAGGTCAAGCTCTACGCCGTCGAGCCCGACGAGTGCGCGATGCTGACCCGCCGGACGTGGGGCCCGCACGGCATCGAGGGCATCGGCGACGGCTTCATCCCCGAGAACCTCGACGTCACCCACCTCACCGGTGTCATCACCACGACCACGGCGGAGGCCATCGAGGCCGCGCGCCGGGGCGCCGCCGAGGAAGGGATCTTCTGCGGCATCTCCAGCGGCGCCAACGTGGCCGCCGCCCTCAAGCTGGCCCGCCGTCACCCGGAGCTGCCGTCGATCGTCACCATGATCAACGACACCGGCCAGCGGTATTTCACCACCGCGCTCTGCGGCGAGGCCAAACGCGTGGAGGTGCCCGAGCGCGAGCACCCGATGGACCCGCGCACCGGCGAGCTGCTCGACCGCTATCAGGCACGCTGGGAGCTCCTGCGCTAA
- a CDS encoding 5-oxoprolinase subunit PxpA, which translates to MAKYIDINCDMGESYGRWTLGHDEEVMPNIASANIACGFHAGDPHVMRRTVELAVRHGVAIGSHPGMPDLMGFGRRAIDVTPQEMKDYHRYQTGALWAFCKAAGVELQHVKPHGVHYSMFEQYPALVRATAENVMEMDKNLFLFTLSDTKYEAEAKKTGVRIVSEGFADRMYQADKQMVPRKAGPHAMITDPQQAADHAVMMAKEGKIRTIDGKLIDVDIQTICIHGDSPAAHKIVRAVREGLEKAGLIVRPLREWFGR; encoded by the coding sequence ATGGCGAAGTACATCGACATCAACTGCGACATGGGGGAGAGCTACGGCCGGTGGACCCTTGGCCACGACGAGGAGGTCATGCCCAACATCGCGTCGGCCAACATCGCCTGCGGCTTCCACGCCGGCGACCCCCACGTGATGCGCCGGACGGTGGAGCTGGCCGTCCGGCACGGCGTCGCCATCGGGTCTCATCCCGGCATGCCTGACCTGATGGGCTTCGGGCGGCGCGCCATCGACGTGACGCCCCAGGAGATGAAGGACTACCACCGCTACCAGACCGGCGCGCTATGGGCCTTCTGCAAGGCGGCCGGCGTCGAGCTCCAGCACGTCAAGCCGCACGGCGTGCACTACTCGATGTTCGAGCAATATCCCGCGCTGGTCCGGGCGACGGCCGAGAACGTGATGGAGATGGACAAGAACCTGTTCCTCTTCACGCTCTCCGACACCAAGTACGAGGCCGAGGCCAAGAAGACCGGGGTCCGGATCGTGAGCGAGGGGTTCGCCGACCGGATGTACCAGGCGGACAAGCAGATGGTGCCACGCAAGGCCGGGCCGCATGCCATGATCACCGACCCCCAGCAGGCGGCCGACCACGCCGTCATGATGGCGAAAGAGGGGAAGATCCGCACCATCGACGGTAAGCTCATCGACGTCGATATCCAGACCATCTGCATCCACGGCGACAGCCCCGCCGCGCACAAGATCGTGCGCGCGGTCCGTGAGGGCCTGGAGAAGGCCGGCCTGATCGTGCGCCCGCTGCGCGAGTGGTTCGGTCGATGA
- a CDS encoding zinc-binding dehydrogenase, whose protein sequence is MKAVVFHEYGDIDVLRYEDIETPTLGPRDVLVKVRATALNYYDVMTRAGTYRPNERLPHILGGDIAGDVAEVGSEVTHLKPQDPVVVYAALGCGRCEQCLIGEVNCCVEYRYVGAHVWGGYAQYVKVPEENLVPLYQGLSYEEAAAYNLTFLTSWHMLITRANLRPGEDLLVLSAASGIGVAAVQIGRLMGCRVIACVGSDDKFPRLRELGADVLINYRTNDFYEEVMKITGKRGVDVVFENTGTETWDRAVRSLTRMGRLVTCGGTSGYQVTTDVAYIFHKQLSIIGSNHGTKRELQTLVKLLEAGKLRPVVDRVLPLTQAREGHRLLEGRKVFGKVVLVPEH, encoded by the coding sequence ATGAAGGCCGTCGTCTTCCACGAGTACGGCGACATCGACGTCCTCCGCTACGAGGACATCGAGACGCCCACGCTCGGCCCACGGGACGTCCTCGTCAAGGTGCGGGCGACGGCCCTCAACTACTACGACGTCATGACGCGCGCGGGCACCTACCGCCCCAACGAGCGCCTGCCCCACATCCTGGGTGGCGACATCGCCGGGGACGTGGCCGAGGTCGGCTCCGAGGTCACGCACCTCAAGCCGCAGGACCCGGTGGTCGTGTACGCCGCCCTGGGCTGTGGCCGCTGCGAGCAGTGCCTGATCGGCGAGGTGAACTGCTGCGTGGAGTACCGCTACGTGGGGGCGCACGTGTGGGGCGGTTACGCCCAGTACGTGAAGGTCCCCGAGGAGAACCTGGTGCCCCTCTACCAGGGGCTGTCCTACGAGGAGGCGGCCGCCTACAACCTGACGTTCCTGACCTCGTGGCACATGCTGATCACGCGGGCCAACCTCCGGCCGGGCGAGGACCTGCTCGTCCTGTCGGCGGCCAGCGGGATCGGCGTGGCCGCCGTGCAGATCGGCCGGCTCATGGGGTGCCGGGTCATCGCCTGCGTCGGCTCGGACGACAAGTTCCCGCGGCTGCGAGAGCTCGGGGCGGACGTCCTCATCAACTACAGGACGAACGATTTCTATGAGGAGGTCATGAAGATCACGGGCAAGCGCGGCGTCGACGTGGTCTTCGAGAACACCGGCACGGAGACGTGGGACCGCGCCGTCCGCTCCCTCACTCGCATGGGGCGGCTCGTCACCTGCGGCGGAACCTCGGGCTACCAGGTGACCACGGACGTCGCCTACATCTTCCACAAGCAGCTCTCGATCATCGGCTCCAACCACGGCACCAAGCGCGAGCTGCAGACGCTGGTGAAGCTGCTGGAGGCGGGCAAGCTGCGCCCGGTGGTGGACCGCGTGCTGCCGCTCACCCAGGCGCGGGAGGGACACCGCCTCCTCGAGGGGCGGAAGGTCTTCGGCAAGGTCGTTCTGGTCCCCGAGCACTGA
- a CDS encoding CoA-transferase, producing MAVGPGDFVEARRRLEAKPQKVGEKLTSLEEAAGLVKDGDHVAIGGCFFSRTPLALLREVLRRGPKGLTLSRNPTCFEGEWFMTAGASDTVVTSWIGIGHPWGLSRPVRELVEGDRVRVEVR from the coding sequence ATGGCCGTGGGCCCCGGGGACTTCGTGGAGGCCAGACGGCGGCTCGAGGCCAAGCCCCAGAAGGTCGGCGAGAAGCTCACGAGCCTCGAGGAGGCGGCGGGCCTCGTGAAGGACGGCGACCATGTGGCGATCGGAGGTTGCTTTTTCTCCCGCACGCCGCTGGCCCTTCTCCGCGAGGTTCTCCGCCGGGGACCGAAGGGCCTCACGCTCTCGCGCAACCCCACCTGCTTCGAGGGCGAGTGGTTCATGACCGCGGGGGCCTCGGATACCGTCGTGACGAGCTGGATCGGCATTGGCCACCCCTGGGGCCTCTCGAGGCCGGTGCGGGAGCTGGTCGAG